The following coding sequences lie in one Arachis ipaensis cultivar K30076 chromosome B05, Araip1.1, whole genome shotgun sequence genomic window:
- the LOC107640339 gene encoding uncharacterized protein LOC107640339, with translation MLLNGASDPILCRSFPTFLNRAALFWFSNLPASSIASFDEFADLFVNNFAASKIYVRDSDYLSTITQGQHKSLKDYMTRFAKAAMEISDLNPEVHLHALKSGLRLGKFHKAIVVTKPKTLAKFRDKAIGQIEIEELREARRLEKLLPRRDDDKQGRTNNL, from the coding sequence ATGTTACTAAATGGTGCCTCTGACCCTATCTTGTGTCGATCCTTTCCAACCTTTTTGAATAGAGCtgctttattttggttttcaaattTGCCTGCAAGTTCCATTGCTAGTTTTGATGAGTTTGCCGATCTATTTGTAAACAACTTCGCAGCATCCAAAATCTATGTACGAGACTCAGATTATCTTAGCACAATTACTCAAGGACAACACAAAAGTCTGAAAGACTACATGACGAGGTTTGCAAAGGCAGCGATGGAAATTTCCGATCTAAATCCCGAGGTTCATTTACATGCCTTGAAAAGCGGGCTTCGCCTTGGAAAGTTTCACAAGGCCATTGTAGTAACAAAACCAAAGACGCTAGCAAAATTCAGGGATAAAGCGATTGGacaaattgaaattgaagaactaCGGGAAGCTCGAAGATTGGAAAAACTATTACCTCGCAGAGACGATGACAAGCAAGGTCGAACAAACAACCTTTGA
- the LOC107643285 gene encoding myb-like protein X isoform X1 gives MDSDHCLFGSRLFGESKNLGVVSKLSMIRRSPSRNQRSKGIKVKHVLQIILLLCVCFWLIYQIKHSHDKKKEFDDNTAHQIPKLGRKDLNAQKVEINQNEKHEEEVEDENIVEEEDENKHELHEQEELQEGKEESQHGVRGQKEEQVEDENKGEEMEDRQEVGDDEIDEKNQENSGRDINHDELIDEEKDKEEESEDKEKEEGSVENHNTHEAREEHYKGDDASSAVTHDTHSSSTETETTFAEESSGNQTDLDIKVTGAQLMTGETSNTTSGKETVNKTLPIPADSSYLNNTNRTHSHNNSETSSNLTVALATSAASNNMTGTGADTSSKQNNTGIFSESDHAQNNTVNVTVTGEGTEQGGNRGSEENLPDSKATDPIKTENGEVDAAAGEFQKVTGFVALNKTVNKDNSETSNTRSNSNLNMKNTDVNDNDNEKLKDDTQTGESGESSGSFTGKGTTSSDDHNATDFHVIKDVMTDPDKLAGIRNGIDNSDKSATE, from the exons ATG GACTCTGATCATTGCTTATTCGGTTCCAGGCTATTTGGAGAAAGTAAGAACTTGGGCGTTGTAAGTAAGTTAAGCATGATAAGGCGGTCGCCAAGTCGGAACCAGAGGTCCAAAGGCATCAAGGTGAAGCATGTTCTGCAGATTATTCTGTTGCTTTGTGTTTGCTTCTGGTTGATCTATCAGATTAAGCACTCACATGATAAGAAGAAGGAATTTGATGACAATACTGCACATCAGATTCCAAAACTTGGTAGAAAAGACCTTAATGCACAAAAGGTTGAAATAAATCAAAATGAAAAGCATGAGGAAGAAGTGGAAGATGAGAATATCGTGGAGGAAGAGGATGAAAACAAGCATGAACTCCATGAACAAGAAGAATtacaagaaggaaaagaagagagcCAGCACGGAGTGAGGGGACAAAAGGAAGAACAAGTCGAAGATGAAAACAAAGGTGAGGAGATGGAAGACAGACAAGAGGTAGGAGATGATGAGATAGATGAAAAGAATCAAGAGAATTCAGGGAGGGATATTAATCATGACGAGCTCATTGATgaagagaaagataaagaagagGAGAGTGAGGATAAAGAAAAGGAGGAGGGTTCAGTTGAAAACCACAACACTCATGAGGCCCGGGAGGAGCATTACAAGGGCGATGATGCCTCCAGTGCTGTGACTCATGATACTCATTCAAGTAGCACTGAAACTGAGACTACATTTGCAGAAGAAAGTAGCGGGAATCAAACTGATTTGGATATTAAGGTCACAGGAGCTCAACTGATGACGGGGGAGACTTCTAACACAACTTCTGGTAAAGAAACTGTAAACAAGACTTTGCCCATCCCAGCGGATAGTTCATATCTAAATAATACCAACAGAACACATTCTCACAATAACTCGGAGACAAGCAGTAATTTGACAGTAGCACTAGCAACCAGTGCAGCCAGCAATAACATGACAGGAACTGGAGCTGACACTTCATCTAAACAGAATAACACGGGGATATTTTCCGAATCAGACCATGCTCAAAATAATACAGTGAACGTAACAGTCACAGGAGAAGGAACAGAGCAGGGAGGCAATAGAGGATCTGAAGAAAACCTTCCTGATTCTAAGGCAACAGACCCTATCAAAACAGAAAATGGAGAGGTCGATGCAGCTGCTGGTGAATTTCAAAAGGTAACAGGATTTGTAGCATTAAACAAAACTGTGAACAAGGATAACAGTGAAACAAGCAACACACGGAGTAATTCAAATTTGAACATGAAGAACACAGATGTCAACGACAATGACAATGAGAAATTGAAGGATGACACTCAGACAGGTGAAAGTGGAGAATCATCAGGGTCATTCACTGGGAAGGGAACTACTAGTTCAGATGATCATAATGCTACTGATTTTCATGTTATCAAGGATGTGATGACTGATCCGGATAAGTTGGCCGGTATTAGAAATGGAATAGATAATAGTGACAAAAGTGCAACAGAATAA
- the LOC107643285 gene encoding myb-like protein X isoform X2, whose amino-acid sequence MIRRSPSRNQRSKGIKVKHVLQIILLLCVCFWLIYQIKHSHDKKKEFDDNTAHQIPKLGRKDLNAQKVEINQNEKHEEEVEDENIVEEEDENKHELHEQEELQEGKEESQHGVRGQKEEQVEDENKGEEMEDRQEVGDDEIDEKNQENSGRDINHDELIDEEKDKEEESEDKEKEEGSVENHNTHEAREEHYKGDDASSAVTHDTHSSSTETETTFAEESSGNQTDLDIKVTGAQLMTGETSNTTSGKETVNKTLPIPADSSYLNNTNRTHSHNNSETSSNLTVALATSAASNNMTGTGADTSSKQNNTGIFSESDHAQNNTVNVTVTGEGTEQGGNRGSEENLPDSKATDPIKTENGEVDAAAGEFQKVTGFVALNKTVNKDNSETSNTRSNSNLNMKNTDVNDNDNEKLKDDTQTGESGESSGSFTGKGTTSSDDHNATDFHVIKDVMTDPDKLAGIRNGIDNSDKSATE is encoded by the coding sequence ATGATAAGGCGGTCGCCAAGTCGGAACCAGAGGTCCAAAGGCATCAAGGTGAAGCATGTTCTGCAGATTATTCTGTTGCTTTGTGTTTGCTTCTGGTTGATCTATCAGATTAAGCACTCACATGATAAGAAGAAGGAATTTGATGACAATACTGCACATCAGATTCCAAAACTTGGTAGAAAAGACCTTAATGCACAAAAGGTTGAAATAAATCAAAATGAAAAGCATGAGGAAGAAGTGGAAGATGAGAATATCGTGGAGGAAGAGGATGAAAACAAGCATGAACTCCATGAACAAGAAGAATtacaagaaggaaaagaagagagcCAGCACGGAGTGAGGGGACAAAAGGAAGAACAAGTCGAAGATGAAAACAAAGGTGAGGAGATGGAAGACAGACAAGAGGTAGGAGATGATGAGATAGATGAAAAGAATCAAGAGAATTCAGGGAGGGATATTAATCATGACGAGCTCATTGATgaagagaaagataaagaagagGAGAGTGAGGATAAAGAAAAGGAGGAGGGTTCAGTTGAAAACCACAACACTCATGAGGCCCGGGAGGAGCATTACAAGGGCGATGATGCCTCCAGTGCTGTGACTCATGATACTCATTCAAGTAGCACTGAAACTGAGACTACATTTGCAGAAGAAAGTAGCGGGAATCAAACTGATTTGGATATTAAGGTCACAGGAGCTCAACTGATGACGGGGGAGACTTCTAACACAACTTCTGGTAAAGAAACTGTAAACAAGACTTTGCCCATCCCAGCGGATAGTTCATATCTAAATAATACCAACAGAACACATTCTCACAATAACTCGGAGACAAGCAGTAATTTGACAGTAGCACTAGCAACCAGTGCAGCCAGCAATAACATGACAGGAACTGGAGCTGACACTTCATCTAAACAGAATAACACGGGGATATTTTCCGAATCAGACCATGCTCAAAATAATACAGTGAACGTAACAGTCACAGGAGAAGGAACAGAGCAGGGAGGCAATAGAGGATCTGAAGAAAACCTTCCTGATTCTAAGGCAACAGACCCTATCAAAACAGAAAATGGAGAGGTCGATGCAGCTGCTGGTGAATTTCAAAAGGTAACAGGATTTGTAGCATTAAACAAAACTGTGAACAAGGATAACAGTGAAACAAGCAACACACGGAGTAATTCAAATTTGAACATGAAGAACACAGATGTCAACGACAATGACAATGAGAAATTGAAGGATGACACTCAGACAGGTGAAAGTGGAGAATCATCAGGGTCATTCACTGGGAAGGGAACTACTAGTTCAGATGATCATAATGCTACTGATTTTCATGTTATCAAGGATGTGATGACTGATCCGGATAAGTTGGCCGGTATTAGAAATGGAATAGATAATAGTGACAAAAGTGCAACAGAATAA